In a single window of the Halobaculum lipolyticum genome:
- a CDS encoding YIP1 family protein produces MPGPRTPLLRPHRYFEAHDGSPPVAHALAAVAVVTLVTAGGVAVFLGEFAAALDVPVTVDNPAYPGDPFCENTALEMTPAGCDEPATVERDLGALVAAEYGWLPGAVFLIVPLFWLLQGAALHAGSAVAGGEGAFGDTLVVAGWGLVPSLVRVGGVGALLVYRIRTTPLPGTADGAADALAAAFAGLESVGLLAAGVVAVWAGAVRLYGLAAARDLSTGEAAAVVGALTLVGLLAELF; encoded by the coding sequence ATGCCCGGTCCCCGGACGCCCCTCCTGCGCCCGCATCGCTACTTCGAGGCACACGACGGCTCGCCGCCGGTCGCCCACGCGCTGGCGGCGGTCGCCGTCGTGACGCTCGTCACCGCCGGCGGCGTCGCCGTCTTCCTCGGTGAGTTCGCCGCCGCCCTCGACGTGCCCGTCACCGTCGACAACCCCGCCTACCCCGGCGACCCCTTCTGCGAGAACACGGCGCTGGAGATGACGCCCGCCGGGTGTGACGAGCCGGCGACCGTGGAGCGGGACCTGGGCGCGCTCGTCGCCGCGGAGTACGGCTGGCTCCCCGGCGCCGTGTTCCTGATCGTCCCTCTGTTCTGGCTGCTGCAGGGGGCGGCCCTCCACGCCGGGAGCGCGGTCGCGGGCGGCGAGGGCGCGTTCGGCGACACGCTCGTCGTCGCCGGCTGGGGGCTGGTGCCGAGCCTCGTGCGGGTCGGCGGCGTCGGCGCCCTCCTCGTGTACCGGATCCGGACGACGCCGCTGCCCGGGACGGCCGACGGCGCGGCCGACGCGCTGGCGGCGGCGTTCGCCGGACTCGAATCGGTCGGGCTGCTCGCGGCCGGCGTCGTCGCCGTCTGGGCCGGCGCCGTCCGGCTGTACGGGCTGGCGGCGGCGCGCGACCTCTCGACCGGCGAGGCCGCCGCGGTCGTCGGCGCGCTCACGCTCGTCGGCCTGCTCGCCGAACTGTTCTGA
- a CDS encoding thiamine-phosphate synthase family protein — protein MRFVEEVVVDEFLPTVRSLLAEELRERGLTQREVADALGISQSAVSKYAHGDVATNDRVAADGRVAETVERVAEGLASGDLSRVAALVELEVLIRRLEAGDLLAELHEAAMPALADAEYDFAVHDPDSGLRERERTLTSLRRGLRTLTATSGFAARIPHVGSNLVECVPDAVDIEDVAAVPGRVFDVKGTARVPSDPEFGVSEHVAGVLLSARAAGLGVRGAVNVRYDPDLVERVADAGVPTVEFTPREYGETDPGASDDPVRAALETAGVDADAETVVVYQTGGVGVEPVLYVLGPDAPAVARTVRDLV, from the coding sequence GTGAGGTTCGTCGAGGAGGTCGTCGTCGACGAGTTCCTCCCGACGGTGCGCTCGCTGCTGGCCGAGGAACTGCGCGAGCGGGGTCTCACCCAACGCGAGGTGGCCGACGCGCTCGGCATCAGCCAGTCGGCGGTGTCGAAGTACGCCCACGGCGACGTAGCGACGAACGACCGCGTCGCCGCCGACGGCCGCGTCGCCGAGACGGTCGAACGCGTCGCCGAGGGGCTGGCGTCGGGCGACCTGAGCCGCGTCGCCGCGCTCGTCGAACTGGAAGTGCTCATCCGCCGGCTGGAGGCCGGCGACCTGCTCGCGGAACTGCACGAGGCGGCGATGCCGGCGTTGGCCGACGCGGAGTACGACTTCGCGGTCCACGACCCGGACAGCGGGCTGCGCGAGCGCGAACGGACGCTCACGTCGCTGCGGCGCGGCCTGCGCACGCTCACCGCCACGTCGGGGTTCGCGGCGCGGATCCCCCACGTCGGCTCGAACCTCGTCGAGTGTGTCCCGGACGCCGTCGACATCGAGGACGTCGCGGCCGTCCCGGGGCGCGTCTTCGACGTGAAGGGGACCGCGCGCGTCCCGAGCGACCCCGAGTTCGGCGTGAGCGAACACGTCGCCGGCGTCCTCTTGTCGGCGCGCGCGGCCGGACTCGGCGTCCGCGGCGCGGTGAACGTCCGGTACGACCCCGACCTCGTCGAGCGGGTCGCCGACGCCGGCGTCCCGACCGTCGAGTTCACCCCCCGCGAGTACGGCGAGACCGACCCCGGCGCGAGCGACGACCCGGTCCGTGCGGCGCTGGAGACCGCCGGCGTCGACGCCGACGCGGAGACGGTCGTCGTCTACCAGACCGGCGGCGTCGGCGTCGAGCCGGTGTTGTACGTGCTCGGCCCGGACGCGCCCGCCGTCGCGCGGACCGTCCGCGACCTGGTGTAG
- the truD gene encoding tRNA pseudouridine(13) synthase TruD has product MREAHSRERATGVDYYVSDADGVGGRLRVAPEDFRVRERERMDPEPLDAHAGSYPYLLLRATLRGWDTNDFASALSNAMGASRERVSWAGTKDKHAVTTQLFTVRDADPDEIPALDGTDVEVLGRVGRDLTFGDLAGNEFAIRVRETEGDPTPITRDLRAFAAGEETADVALSDGDDPVDVAVPNWFGHQRFGSRRPVTHEVGLAAVRGDWRGAVLAYCGNPNEAEPEDSQRAREVVEDEATSGDPDWSAALDAMPGRLRYERSMLHRLDEGADWREALEAVASNLQRLFVNAAQSYVFNRILSERLRRGLPFTRPVEGDVVAFVERDVDFPKPDMDRLQRATEGRVETLARHCERGRAFVTAPLVGTDTELGDGEPGEIEREILTDLDVEPGDFELPGEFRSRGTRRAVAVPTELTVSEADGDPVFEFALPSGSYATALLREYLKCDPERL; this is encoded by the coding sequence ATGCGGGAGGCCCACTCCCGCGAGCGCGCCACCGGCGTCGACTACTACGTCAGCGACGCCGACGGCGTCGGCGGCCGCCTCCGCGTGGCCCCGGAGGACTTCCGGGTGCGCGAGCGCGAGCGGATGGACCCCGAGCCGCTCGACGCCCACGCCGGCTCGTACCCGTACCTCCTCCTCCGGGCCACGCTCCGGGGGTGGGACACCAACGACTTCGCGAGCGCGCTGTCGAACGCGATGGGAGCGAGCCGCGAGCGCGTCTCGTGGGCCGGCACGAAGGACAAACACGCCGTCACGACCCAACTGTTCACCGTCCGCGACGCCGACCCCGACGAGATCCCGGCGTTGGACGGCACCGACGTCGAGGTGCTCGGGCGCGTCGGGCGCGACCTCACCTTCGGCGACCTCGCGGGCAACGAGTTCGCGATCCGTGTCCGGGAGACCGAGGGCGACCCGACGCCGATCACCCGGGACCTCCGGGCGTTCGCCGCGGGCGAGGAGACCGCCGACGTGGCCCTCTCGGACGGCGACGACCCCGTCGACGTGGCGGTGCCGAACTGGTTCGGCCACCAGCGGTTCGGGAGCCGCCGCCCCGTCACCCACGAGGTCGGCCTCGCGGCCGTCCGCGGCGACTGGCGCGGCGCCGTCCTCGCGTACTGCGGCAACCCCAACGAGGCCGAACCGGAGGACTCCCAGCGCGCTCGCGAGGTCGTCGAGGACGAGGCCACGAGCGGCGACCCGGACTGGAGCGCCGCGCTCGACGCGATGCCCGGCCGCCTGCGCTACGAGCGCTCGATGCTCCACCGCCTCGACGAGGGCGCCGATTGGCGCGAGGCGCTGGAGGCGGTGGCGTCGAACCTCCAGCGGCTGTTCGTCAACGCCGCGCAGTCGTACGTGTTCAACCGGATCCTCTCCGAACGACTCCGCCGCGGACTGCCGTTCACGCGGCCCGTCGAGGGCGACGTGGTCGCGTTCGTCGAACGCGACGTCGACTTCCCGAAGCCCGACATGGACCGGCTCCAGCGCGCGACCGAGGGCCGCGTCGAGACGCTGGCGCGCCACTGCGAGCGCGGCCGGGCGTTCGTCACGGCGCCGCTGGTCGGCACCGACACCGAGTTGGGCGACGGCGAGCCGGGCGAGATCGAACGCGAGATCCTGACGGACTTGGACGTCGAACCGGGCGACTTCGAGCTTCCGGGCGAGTTCCGCTCCCGGGGGACGCGCCGCGCGGTCGCGGTGCCGACGGAGTTGACCGTCTCGGAGGCGGACGGCGACCCCGTGTTCGAGTTCGCGCTCCCCTCGGGGTCGTACGCGACGGCGCTGCTGCGGGAGTACCTGAAGTGCGACCCGGAGCGACTCTGA
- the dcd gene encoding dCTP deaminase, whose protein sequence is MILADTDILARLEAGDLVIDPLDDVDTQVQPASVDLRLGSQFLEFRRTNIPCIHPTDAREVDEYVEETHVPEGDDFILHPGDFVLGTTKETVAIPDDIVAHVEGRSSLGRLAVVVHATAGLCDPGYEGQITLELSNLGNAPVALSPGMRVSQLTFTELKSPADRPYGAERGSKYQGQRGPQASRIGDDPEFAAERDADAGEDTA, encoded by the coding sequence ATGATACTCGCGGACACGGACATCCTCGCCCGGCTGGAGGCGGGCGACCTCGTCATCGACCCGCTCGACGACGTCGACACGCAGGTCCAACCCGCCAGCGTCGACCTCCGCCTCGGCTCGCAGTTCCTGGAGTTCCGGCGGACGAACATCCCCTGCATCCACCCGACCGACGCCCGCGAGGTCGACGAGTACGTCGAGGAGACGCACGTGCCCGAGGGCGACGACTTCATCCTCCACCCCGGCGACTTCGTGCTCGGCACGACCAAGGAGACGGTCGCCATCCCCGACGACATCGTCGCCCACGTCGAGGGGCGCTCGTCGCTGGGGCGGCTCGCGGTCGTCGTCCACGCGACCGCGGGGCTGTGCGACCCCGGGTACGAGGGCCAGATCACCCTCGAACTGTCGAACCTCGGCAACGCCCCCGTCGCGCTGTCGCCGGGGATGCGCGTCTCCCAGCTCACGTTCACGGAGCTGAAGTCGCCCGCCGACCGGCCGTACGGCGCCGAGCGCGGCTCGAAGTACCAGGGCCAGCGCGGCCCGCAGGCGTCCCGGATCGGCGACGACCCCGAGTTCGCCGCCGAGCGCGACGCCGACGCCGGGGAGGACACGGCGTGA
- the pth2 gene encoding peptidyl-tRNA hydrolase Pth2 has product MSTKQAIVVRTDLGMGTGKLAAQVAHASLSAYEDTDAKTRTAWKGEGQKKVVLKGAGESQLFELADKARREGLPNAVIRDAGHTQLDPGTVTALAVGPGEESIVDKVTGDLSLY; this is encoded by the coding sequence ATGAGCACGAAGCAGGCCATCGTCGTCCGCACGGATCTGGGGATGGGGACGGGGAAACTGGCCGCGCAGGTCGCCCACGCGTCGCTGTCGGCGTACGAGGACACCGACGCGAAGACGCGCACCGCGTGGAAGGGCGAGGGCCAGAAGAAGGTCGTCCTCAAGGGGGCCGGCGAGTCCCAGTTGTTCGAGTTGGCCGACAAGGCCCGGCGGGAGGGGCTGCCCAACGCCGTGATCCGCGACGCGGGGCACACCCAACTCGACCCGGGGACGGTGACGGCGCTGGCGGTCGGTCCCGGCGAGGAGTCCATCGTCGACAAGGTGACGGGCGACCTCTCGCTGTACTGA